In Legionellales bacterium, the genomic window GACGATGACTTGAGGCAATGACCGCAATGGTAAACTTGAAATTACGCAATCAACGGGTTGATTAAAAGGTTTTAATAATTCTGACAAGGTAACCGCATCGCCATGTAAGATAGTGAGTTGTGGGAAACGTTTTTTTAATATTTGCACAAATTTGGGTGAGCGCTCAATAATAATTAATTTTTGAGGAGGAATACCTGACTCTAAAATGGCTTGGGTTACCACGCCCGTTCCTGGTCCTAATTCAATAATTAATCCTGCGGTGTTAAGCGGAATTTCTGCGGCCATCGCTCGGGCTAGCGATTTTGAACTGGGTACAACCGCCCCTATTTGTTTATAATTGGTTAACATTTCTTTAGTGAACGACGATAACCCTGAACGTCCTAGTAATTTAATTAATTGTCGCATCTAATGACCTAACTCCGTGGAAGATAACCAATCGCGTGCAGGTAAAAAATCGCGATATAAACTCGCTTCAGCACTGTCATCCGCAGGTTGCCAATTATAACGCCAGCTAACAAGTGGTGGCATAGACGTTAAAATGGATTCT contains:
- a CDS encoding methyltransferase domain-containing protein; translation: MRQLIKLLGRSGLSSFTKEMLTNYKQIGAVVPSSKSLARAMAAEIPLNTAGLIIELGPGTGVVTQAILESGIPPQKLIIIERSPKFVQILKKRFPQLTILHGDAVTLSELLKPFNQPVDCVISSLPLRSLPQVIVAQISEELEKILHPHSTFVQYTYSFKNDPGHQVRELRKVKSQRIWLNIPPARIDTFRFL